A segment of the Salminus brasiliensis chromosome 5, fSalBra1.hap2, whole genome shotgun sequence genome:
GTCCATGGGGTacttcaaaaaaacaaaacatcaacaTGTAAATTCCACTACTGACATGTGTAAACATGTCTTGTACTTCGACACCCATCTAAAACATCCAAGTTCACtcctaagtcattatttttaagaaaaataataataaaaataaaataaataaaaaaaagtgacatTGGCATCATGAAGGTGACTTATGATGCAATAAGCTgtccactcttttttttttctttttttttttttttaaaccatgcatttttaaatgaaCCTGCACATATGATTGGATAGTCATAATCCCTGACATTCTTGGACTTTAAGAGGCTTGCATTAATGTCATCACAGAAATCCTAGTAGAATTAAGTGATATCtttcatataaaatatattatatgaaAACAGAAAAATGGACTTTGTCAATGACCCttatatgtttttgtttatacTATGTGGTTGATCTCTTTTTGTACTCACTCTTACCAGCTCAGCTGAACCCAACCAGACACAAGTCACTCAAATTTCCTGGCAGAACAGTCCATAATCTTTACTCCACACACCTACTAATGATTCATAGTAATCTCAAAAGTAAATTCCTATGGCTATTCAAACCATCAAATGTGATGCTGGTGTTTTGTGCttggcactttttttttttttttaaacctgttTTCGAACATTCAATCTATGATAAAAGGGAGCAGCATGTGCCTTACTTTAACCTCTTCAGTGCATGTGGGTAATACTTGAGAAAGATCCGCCGGGCAATGTCGTAAGTATCCCCACTCGGTTTGAATGGGTATTTCCTGTGGTTGTAGACAAAGCCTTTCTCCACCTGGAACACAGCCTGGTTAAAAGTGTCCTGCCTGAACGGACGGCCACGGTCCAGACACTCTACGAGCGTGTTCACAAACAGGCCCCAGCGCTGCAAGTAATAGTCCTCCATTAGGCCAGCCCACTCCTTGCTGGCATAGTCAAGGATGTTGCCATCTGGTCCCCAGAGTGTGATCTGATTGCGAGCGTTCAGGTCGTACAGCAGCGCTTCCTGCTCATCGAGGCCCAGTGACCTTGCCTGCTCCAGCCATACCCCCAAAAGAAAGTGGCCATCGCTGGAAAGGAGGCGGTCCAGTTCAGGTAGCAGGTCGTAAACAAGCACGCCACCAGCTGTCAGGAGTTCTGGAAGCTTCTGAGCCTGAGAGTCAAATTAAGTGTAATTAATAGATTCATAAAAATTACAGACTGGAATTTTCACACATGCAATTTTATGGGGGAATGCAATGATAATTGAACGGGAATGGATTTCCGTGTGAATGCTAATGTGGTGCCGCATCTGCAAAAGATCAAGTACAATATCTGATTAAGAACCAGGAGGGTTTGTGTAAGCAGAAGCCAACAAATTCCAGGGATCTTGCAGACTCATTTATAGCCAGCTAGATTAATGCTAAGCTTTTGTTTGAAAAATTATACAAGTAAATAAAGGCATGCAATgtacatataatgtatgtaatttTGTAGATTCCTCAGAAAGCAGCTATTACGCAGCTGTtgatctttcaggctttcaggcaGACGATATATCCTGTTTACTGGGAGATTCATGGTGAATATAACTGCACAGGTGAATGATAGACCGTAAACATCATCAGTGCTAGGCAAACACATCAGCATTCAAATTACTTACTATTTTATGAAGCTGCTTATAAATTTCTGATTAATAAACAGCTTTGTCTTACAGTTATCCAGATAAAACTGATTTTCATGTTTACAGCTTCAGATATGTAATAGATATCAATAAAAGGCTAATGCGGTCATAAATGGCAGCATTTTGGGAGTTTGTAATACGATAATTGATGAAAACTGAGGATTCTCATCTGAGATaagtatgtttgttttttaagtaaGTTGTATTTTTTGTTGTATATCCTGTTGTATTTCATCTTGAACTATGTATGAAAATGTCAAACCTTTTTACTCAGATGCACCTTGGCCTCTTAAGAAGGTCTCATTTGCGGTCTTTAGCAGAAACCAATCAATAACATGTTCAGTGATCAATTATTTAGATACAAATAGAAATAACAGTCAGTCATCACTTTCTGTCAGACTCAGCACTTACGTCCTGTCAGGTGTGTATCTAatttgcgttttttttttttattgtgttagcTGTCAAGACTACTTCTggtgtaaaggtaaaggtgcacgtatttgtcactgtactatgtacagcgaaatgtgtcctccgcatttaacccatctgtggtagtgagcaTGCACTCACgcatgcacgcacgcacgcacaaaCCCACAACCaccaatagcccggcgctctaaccgctgagccaccactcagTGTGGACTCAGAAATTTATAAGCAGCTtcataaaattaaaaaagtaatttgaATGCTGATGTGTTTGCCTCACTGGTGTGAGGTCAATATTGTTCACTTTTCACCCCAACTATTTTTTTAAGGAGACATCTTACCTGGAATGCGTCTCTTATTTCTTTGTAGAATTCCGTAGTAAGAAGCTGAAGAGCTTGCCGCGTCACGTCCACCAGATCGTACCGGAAGGTTTCCCTGGAAACCAGCGAAGGGGCAGCTTCAAACAGCAGTTTCCAAGCCTCATAAACATCAGCTGGGTCGTACCACACATCCGTCTGCATCTTCAAAGACGGCCGACGCACCAGCGGACTGTGATTGTGGTTCTTGTAACCGGGGATGGTGCAGTTGTACGCGCTCCGGAACAAGAGGCGCCAGGCACCCGTCAAACTCTCGTCCATGCTGCCGTAACGGCGGGAGGCATACAGGGACACCCATTTGACCAAGTTGACAGGTTCCTTTCGCCAGGCCAGCTCAGACATCAGCTCATAGACCACTGGGTTCTGCTCAATGCCCTCTGGTGCCATGCCCAGGCCCACAAGCGTGGAGTTGGGAAAGCGGAGGGCCTCGAAGGGCCCCAGGTTAATTCTCTCTACCGTTCCAAACAGGCCACTGTTTCCTCCAAAGTTATGCAGCATGCACCAGATGAAGGGCTGCCCATAGAAGGACTGAGTGAAAGAGTATGCAGGCATGGACTCAGCAAACAGGTCCAGCACGATCATCCGGCCCAGCGGGACCCCACGCAGCAGGGCCTCCACCTGAGGCGGCTTCCAAAACTCAGGGTCATTGACAAATAGCCAGGCCTGCATCAGCCAAACTGCGTTTGGGTCCACTGCCAGAAATAGACAACAAGAGAGGAAGACCGTGAGGGAGGAAGCCAGTTATCTCTGGTGATGTATGTGAGCAGGGTGTGGGACGAACACAGTTTCGATGACACTTCAGATGAGAAACAGACAGTCTGGGGTTGAGGACCCCGACAGTGTCCCAGAATTGCTGGCGGGTCAGTTCTGGGTTATGAAACTAGAGCAATTACAATTAGACGCGCCGTGGACTGTGCAGAGCACTGAAGCATTAATTAAGGCCGCCTTTTACACAGCAACTAAGACACTAAGCTTGTGTGTGCTCTTGGCTCAAGCCCCAACAGCCTAACATTAGCCATTTCTACAGAAAGGGAAGAGTCCAATTGACCTCAAatgccaatagaaatgcagatAAGCTACAACACTGGCAAATGAGATTAATCAAGACAGTAACTTTCATTAATGGGGTTATGAATTGACAGTCTCGCAGTATGATTACCATGCCACATACCGTGCCACTGTATTAATGCAAAAATTCAATCAACAAAGGCGATGACTACTCAGTTGTTGCATAATCTAACGTAACAAGAAATGGGAGGTTGGAGGAGTGTGGTGCATGACACAATGGATGAGAGCAACACATCCAGGTACTTTGCCCTTGCGTAATGCCCCGCATCTTTTTGAGAGAAAACAGTTGCTCTAA
Coding sequences within it:
- the naglu gene encoding alpha-N-acetylglucosaminidase, with protein sequence MTRTWRSSLLPYVVVFVVVAATSADGALEHLQAKAGEQTQSRAVTDLLRRLLGERARDFIVSVNRSLSGDGLDVCELRSTKNNKVLAVGSSGVAVATGIYNYLKYFCNCHVSWSGDQLDLPRPLPPLTGVLRIQSQHRFRYYQNVCTQSYSTVWWDWPRWQREIDWMALNGINLPLAFTGQEALWQEVYMSLGLNQTEINQFFTGPAFLAWNRMGNLFAWGGPLPQSWHIKQLSLQLKILDQMRAFGMIPVLPAFSGIVPQGITRLFPQANVTKLGPWSHFNCSYSCAYVLDPRDPLFQRIGSLFLTQVVREFGTDHIYNTDTFNEMNPSSSDPTYLASISHAVFTTMTSVDPNAVWLMQAWLFVNDPEFWKPPQVEALLRGVPLGRMIVLDLFAESMPAYSFTQSFYGQPFIWCMLHNFGGNSGLFGTVERINLGPFEALRFPNSTLVGLGMAPEGIEQNPVVYELMSELAWRKEPVNLVKWVSLYASRRYGSMDESLTGAWRLLFRSAYNCTIPGYKNHNHSPLVRRPSLKMQTDVWYDPADVYEAWKLLFEAAPSLVSRETFRYDLVDVTRQALQLLTTEFYKEIRDAFQAQKLPELLTAGGVLVYDLLPELDRLLSSDGHFLLGVWLEQARSLGLDEQEALLYDLNARNQITLWGPDGNILDYASKEWAGLMEDYYLQRWGLFVNTLVECLDRGRPFRQDTFNQAVFQVEKGFVYNHRKYPFKPSGDTYDIARRIFLKYYPHALKRLK